A stretch of the Drosophila sulfurigaster albostrigata strain 15112-1811.04 chromosome 2L, ASM2355843v2, whole genome shotgun sequence genome encodes the following:
- the LOC133837336 gene encoding uncharacterized protein LOC133837336 isoform X3, translating into MDINLSLEHYEEFYKLALAAQEQAHVAPKCLRRVEELQLRCRICGCLDDGSFVDLDAVQDFEFEPSICSYRELFQRTSLHNSTRCLICRLASASDAATKQRYFIS; encoded by the exons CTTGGAACACTACGAGGAGTTTTACAAACTGGCTCTTGCCGCCCAAGAACAGGCGCATGTGGCTCCCAAATGCCTGAGGAGAGTGGAGGAGCTACAGCTCCGTTGCCGCATCTGTGGCTGCTTGGACGATGGCAGCTTCGTGGACTTGGATGCGGTACAAGACTTTGAATTCGAGCCCTCAATTTGCAGTTACCGCGAACTCTTTCAGCGCACCTCACTACA CAATTCCACACGATGCCTGATCTGCCGTCTCGCCTCTGCATCAGATGCGGCTACAAAGCAAAGATATTTTATCTCATGA